In the Gammaproteobacteria bacterium genome, one interval contains:
- a CDS encoding hypothetical protein (Evidence 5 : Unknown function): MEAITMANGSNNMNQLLDELILEGVFSTNSAHLINFEKENSWWGSAPISKINC, from the coding sequence ATGGAAGCAATAACAATGGCAAATGGAAGTAATAATATGAATCAACTACTTGACGAACTAATCTTGGAAGGGGTATTTTCCACAAATTCCGCTCATTTAATTAATTTTGAGAAGGAAAATTCGTGGTGGGGTAGTGCCCCAATCAGTAAAATAAACTGCTAA
- the hisC gene encoding Histidinol-phosphate aminotransferase 1 — protein MRELFQKLATPGVGGLTPYQPGKPIEELEREYGVSNAIKLASNENPLGPSPLALTAAHSAVHDLARYPDGSGFTLRRALSERLGVERDAITLGNGSNDVLELIARAFVTPQDEVIYSEHAFAVYPLVTQAIGAHGVVAPARDFGHDLAAMAAAVTPRTRLIFIANPNNPTGTWLLNHELEDFIQGLPAHVIVVIDEAYCEYVTHPDYPDALLWLERHPNLVVTRTFSKAYGLAGLRVGYAVSHPVLAEFLNRVRQPFNVNSIALAAATAALEDDNYLARTRRLNAEGMVELTAGITALGLSHISSVGNFVAVDVGRPAGSVYEALLREGVIVRPLANYGMPRHLRVTIGLSVENARFLEALTRVLHQ, from the coding sequence ATGCGTGAATTATTTCAAAAACTAGCCACGCCAGGCGTGGGTGGCCTTACCCCTTACCAACCAGGAAAACCCATCGAGGAGTTGGAGCGGGAATATGGTGTTTCCAACGCGATTAAACTTGCTTCTAATGAAAATCCTTTGGGGCCTTCTCCGCTTGCTCTGACAGCGGCACATAGCGCAGTTCACGATCTCGCCCGTTATCCCGACGGGAGCGGTTTTACACTCCGGCGCGCGCTCTCTGAGCGGCTTGGCGTGGAGCGTGACGCAATCACACTTGGCAATGGATCCAACGATGTGTTGGAATTGATAGCGCGTGCTTTCGTGACTCCCCAGGACGAGGTGATTTATTCAGAGCATGCCTTTGCCGTCTATCCCTTGGTGACGCAGGCAATCGGGGCGCACGGAGTGGTTGCTCCTGCGCGGGATTTTGGTCATGACTTAGCAGCCATGGCGGCGGCGGTGACTCCCCGCACTCGACTGATCTTCATCGCCAATCCCAACAACCCTACCGGCACCTGGTTACTCAATCACGAACTGGAAGACTTTATTCAAGGATTGCCGGCGCATGTAATTGTCGTTATTGATGAAGCCTATTGCGAGTACGTCACTCATCCTGATTATCCTGATGCCCTGCTGTGGTTGGAGCGTCATCCGAATTTGGTCGTGACTCGCACTTTTTCAAAGGCTTATGGCCTGGCGGGATTGCGGGTCGGTTACGCGGTTTCTCATCCTGTGCTCGCTGAGTTTCTCAATCGAGTGCGCCAACCCTTCAACGTTAATAGCATCGCCTTGGCTGCGGCAACTGCCGCCCTAGAGGACGATAATTATCTTGCCCGAACGCGGAGGTTGAATGCCGAAGGAATGGTAGAGCTGACCGCAGGCATTACTGCCTTGGGATTGAGTCATATTTCCTCGGTTGGCAATTTCGTGGCTGTGGACGTGGGACGGCCAGCAGGTTCTGTTTATGAGGCGTTATTGCGTGAAGGGGTAATCGTGCGCCCTCTCGCCAATTACGGAATGCCCCGCCATTTACGCGTAACCATTGGATTATCGGTGGAAAATGCTCGATTTCTTGAAGCCTTGACTCGGGTATTACATCAATGA
- a CDS encoding prephenate dehydrogenase, whose product MNQPFFVERLVILGVGLIGGSVARAVKAAGICGEIVGWGRNAKTPERALALGVIDRAETDLIAATHGADLVMVAVPPGAMESLFRELAVLLGPETIITDVGSTKGSVVAAARAAFGTLPACFVPGHPIAGTELSGVDASDANLFQKRRVILTPLPETDLRALARVRLLWEICGAEVTEMEVEHHDTVLAATSHLPHLLAFALVDALTRMDDSWEIFRYAAGGFRDFTRIASSEPIMWRDICLANRTQILAMLNRYRDELEQLTAAIDAGNGEYLHQMFSHARAARGDFMKKNYNDLP is encoded by the coding sequence ATGAACCAACCATTTTTTGTGGAACGATTGGTAATCCTGGGAGTAGGGCTGATTGGCGGATCCGTAGCGCGTGCGGTTAAGGCTGCGGGGATCTGCGGTGAAATTGTGGGGTGGGGTCGGAACGCCAAGACCCCGGAACGGGCCTTGGCCCTTGGAGTAATAGACCGCGCTGAGACCGATCTCATTGCGGCAACCCATGGCGCCGACCTGGTGATGGTTGCGGTGCCACCAGGAGCGATGGAGTCTCTGTTTCGAGAACTCGCGGTGCTGCTCGGACCAGAAACCATTATCACCGATGTCGGCAGTACCAAGGGTTCGGTGGTCGCAGCGGCACGAGCGGCCTTTGGAACCTTGCCAGCTTGCTTTGTTCCAGGCCATCCCATCGCTGGCACTGAACTCAGCGGGGTAGATGCGTCCGATGCCAACTTATTCCAAAAACGACGGGTAATCCTTACTCCGCTCCCTGAAACCGATCTGCGCGCACTGGCGCGAGTGCGCCTCCTGTGGGAAATTTGCGGCGCGGAAGTAACCGAAATGGAGGTCGAGCACCATGACACGGTCCTTGCCGCTACCAGCCATTTACCCCATTTGCTGGCCTTCGCGCTGGTCGATGCCTTGACACGTATGGACGATAGTTGGGAAATTTTCCGCTACGCGGCGGGAGGTTTTCGTGATTTCACCCGCATAGCCAGTAGTGAACCGATTATGTGGCGTGATATCTGTTTGGCTAACCGTACCCAAATTTTAGCCATGCTTAACCGTTACCGCGATGAATTGGAACAATTGACGGCTGCGATTGATGCCGGAAATGGCGAATATTTACATCAGATGTTTAGCCATGCCCGGGCTGCGCGCGGTGATTTCATGAAAAAAAATTATAACGATCTACCCTAA
- the pseC gene encoding UDP-4-amino-4, 6-dideoxy-N-acetyl-beta-L-altrosamine transaminase: protein MEFHKQVVRRLENPEYWISYGRQLIDEDDIAAVVTALESSFITTGPAATDFEKALSRLTGAKHAIVCSNGTAALHLACIGLHVHEHNLGITSPITFLSSANCVEFCKGRVDFVDIDPETLCLSFEKLDDYCRNHEIPKVVIPVDFAGIPANLPAIWMLAHKYGFKVIEDAAHSIGSSYQFDGQEYQCGSCTHSDAAIFSFHPVKTITTGEGGAVLTNDDELANRIRMMRSHGMKRYPDLVHKNEGQWYYEIEELSSNFRITDFQCALGLSQLKKLSIFKSRRTEIVRQYNNAFAENPNLIIPPEPVGSSICYHLYPLRFVNGASTRNKIFQKLNSYKIHCQIHYIPVYWQPYYRDKYYFPTGKCPNAEIYYSQCLSLPLYPALKNDEVDFIIEKILEENLG, encoded by the coding sequence ATGGAATTTCATAAGCAAGTCGTTCGTCGGCTTGAAAATCCTGAATATTGGATCTCCTACGGTCGACAATTGATTGACGAAGATGACATTGCCGCCGTTGTTACTGCCCTTGAATCATCATTTATTACCACGGGACCGGCTGCCACTGATTTTGAAAAGGCGCTATCTCGTCTGACTGGCGCCAAGCATGCAATAGTTTGTTCCAATGGCACGGCTGCTTTGCATCTAGCCTGTATTGGGTTGCATGTGCATGAACATAATTTAGGGATAACCTCGCCGATTACTTTTTTGTCCTCAGCGAATTGTGTGGAATTTTGTAAAGGCCGAGTGGATTTCGTGGATATTGATCCAGAGACTTTATGTCTATCCTTTGAGAAACTCGATGATTATTGTAGAAATCATGAAATTCCCAAAGTAGTCATTCCAGTGGATTTCGCTGGTATACCAGCAAATTTGCCTGCTATCTGGATGCTTGCGCACAAATATGGATTTAAGGTGATTGAGGATGCGGCGCATTCAATTGGATCTAGTTATCAATTTGACGGCCAAGAATATCAATGTGGCTCCTGCACTCATTCCGACGCAGCAATCTTTTCCTTTCATCCTGTGAAGACGATTACGACTGGTGAAGGAGGTGCCGTATTGACTAATGATGACGAATTGGCAAACCGGATACGGATGATGCGTTCGCATGGCATGAAACGTTATCCAGATTTAGTACACAAAAATGAGGGTCAGTGGTATTACGAAATAGAGGAGTTGAGTTCTAATTTTAGAATCACGGATTTTCAATGCGCGCTGGGGCTTTCGCAACTCAAAAAATTGTCGATTTTCAAATCTCGCAGGACCGAAATTGTTCGACAATATAATAATGCTTTTGCAGAAAATCCTAATTTAATTATTCCACCGGAGCCGGTTGGGAGTTCAATTTGCTATCATTTATATCCTTTGCGTTTTGTTAATGGCGCCAGCACACGCAATAAAATATTTCAAAAATTGAATTCCTACAAAATACATTGCCAAATACATTATATTCCGGTTTATTGGCAGCCGTATTATCGAGATAAATACTATTTTCCAACGGGTAAGTGTCCTAACGCTGAAATTTATTACTCACAATGTTTAAGTCTTCCATTGTATCCAGCACTTAAAAATGATGAAGTTGATTTTATTATTGAGAAAATTCTGGAAGAAAATTTAGGGTAG
- a CDS encoding putative DUF4340 domain-containing protein (Evidence 3 : Putative function from multiple computational evidences): protein MNRIISLLGVILAVQLLLAVFFGITTTGVSGVASSEPLINFEVKAVDRITIEQPKKVPLVVERRGNAWSLPALGDFSAFTVKVDGFLERMARLRKRLPVSTTATAIRRFKVSPADYEHKVMLSTGDKLLTTLWLGNSSGFRQVHIRANEEAAIYNVDFPIHEVTTDPNQWADKTALNVKADDIIKISLPDTQLARSMDSKESNQEGNKGGKDIKQPGKWQVDGLSPEEQLNTEEIETLVNRLANLSFDSVLGKENQAKYRQDTPVVTLSLTTQSGEQKIYVFSQPEQEVSTEPGKENKSENGKEPAKGTEYILKISTSPYYFKLADFMVKDLIEMKRDKLIKKQVKAVDQFTDTKSPVEQSQETPKTGEPELTTPASP from the coding sequence ATGAATCGAATTATTAGTTTATTGGGTGTGATATTGGCGGTACAGCTACTTCTGGCGGTATTTTTCGGAATCACCACCACGGGAGTAAGTGGCGTAGCCAGTAGCGAGCCGCTAATCAATTTTGAAGTCAAGGCAGTGGATCGTATTACCATTGAACAACCAAAAAAGGTACCCTTGGTAGTAGAACGTCGCGGGAATGCCTGGTCGCTGCCGGCGCTGGGCGATTTTTCCGCTTTTACGGTTAAGGTGGATGGATTCCTTGAGCGAATGGCAAGATTACGCAAACGTCTTCCCGTTTCGACTACGGCGACGGCGATTAGACGTTTCAAGGTCAGCCCTGCCGATTATGAGCATAAGGTTATGTTGAGTACGGGAGATAAACTCCTGACAACGCTTTGGCTGGGAAATTCTTCCGGTTTTCGCCAGGTTCATATTCGCGCAAACGAGGAAGCTGCCATCTATAATGTAGATTTTCCTATCCATGAAGTGACTACCGATCCAAACCAATGGGCGGATAAAACTGCCTTAAATGTTAAAGCGGATGACATTATCAAAATATCCCTGCCAGATACGCAATTGGCACGATCCATGGATAGCAAAGAAAGCAATCAGGAAGGCAACAAAGGCGGCAAGGATATCAAACAGCCAGGAAAATGGCAGGTAGATGGTCTTTCTCCCGAGGAACAACTTAACACCGAGGAAATCGAAACCCTAGTTAATCGACTAGCGAATCTTAGTTTCGACTCGGTACTGGGCAAGGAAAACCAAGCAAAATACCGCCAAGATACCCCCGTCGTCACGCTATCGTTGACCACTCAATCGGGAGAACAGAAAATCTATGTATTTTCCCAGCCTGAACAGGAAGTCAGTACCGAGCCTGGAAAAGAAAATAAATCAGAAAATGGAAAGGAACCGGCGAAAGGAACGGAATATATTCTGAAAATTTCGACTTCTCCGTATTACTTTAAACTCGCAGATTTCATGGTCAAAGATTTGATCGAGATGAAACGGGATAAATTAATTAAAAAACAGGTTAAGGCGGTTGATCAATTTACGGATACGAAATCTCCAGTGGAACAATCCCAAGAAACGCCAAAAACAGGAGAACCCGAGCTGACGACTCCAGCCTCACCATAA
- a CDS encoding Gliding motility protein GldF, with translation MPEIIRIARKELWSFFSSPVAYLFLGAFLAISLFTFFWVDTFFARNIADVRPLFEWMPVLLIFLVAALTMRQWSEERRAGTLEILMTLPVPTHYLVLGKFLASLALVGVALLLTLPLPLTVSVLGPLDGGPVIGGYVAALLLAAAYIAIGLFVSARTDNAIVSLIGTTLICAFFYLVGANALTHLLGHRAGEFLQLLGTGSRFESITRGVIDLRDLYYYLSLVGVFLVLNIYTLEKLRWATDRQDTEYHRHWGWVALLGAANFLAANLWLGQIGWMRTDLTQGQVYSISPATRTHLAELQEPLLLRGYFTAQTHPLLSPLVPQIRDLLKEYEVAGNGKVRVEFVDPHESSEVEREANEKYGIRPVSFQSSGKYQESVISSYFDILISYGDQTQKLGFRDLIELKAHGERDLDVRLRNPEYDLTRAIKKVLHSYQAGGDLFSGLRKPVIFHGFISPDDRLPNPLPTLRKDLDGVLEELKQKSNGKFTVEIRDPNEGNGELAKEIAKKYGFRPLTLSLLDEATFYFYMLLDSDGQTVPVPLPEGLDAAGFKHAIEAGLKRLSPGLLRTIALYAPPGNSQMARFGMAESGGQDFDNLRQKLSEDAVLRDTNLKSGMVPNEADLLLILAPEALDEKQVFAIDQFMMQGGTVIVAASPYHIEQGRQALSAQAKDTGLEQWFAEMGITLSKSMVLDPQNTPFPIPVRRELGGFVVQELRSVPYPYFADLRESQMNRTNSMTASLAQVTMNWASPIEIDRERNKNRKITELLHSSERSWTSTSDNIQPNFSLYGEVGFPEGKSNGASLLGVVIEGQFDSYFKNKPSPLLKTADKSKAADVDPETGVEPNAEGKSETDKNKPVVTGKIDHSPSSARLILFGSANFLGDTAIELASQATGTNYLKPVQLLQNAVDWSLEDQSLLVLRGRGQYSRMLLPMERTSQIFWEYLNYLLALGGLILVYFLQRRIRAERLHYYQTVLNLGGAP, from the coding sequence ATGCCTGAAATAATTCGCATCGCACGCAAGGAATTGTGGTCATTTTTTTCTTCACCGGTGGCCTATCTTTTCCTAGGCGCGTTTCTAGCCATTTCTCTTTTTACCTTCTTTTGGGTAGATACCTTTTTTGCTCGCAATATCGCCGATGTGCGTCCTTTATTCGAGTGGATGCCCGTGTTGTTAATTTTTCTGGTCGCCGCGCTCACCATGCGCCAATGGAGCGAGGAACGCCGCGCGGGAACTCTGGAAATTTTAATGACACTGCCAGTTCCGACGCACTATCTGGTTCTCGGGAAATTCCTGGCGAGCCTTGCCCTGGTGGGTGTTGCTTTGCTCCTGACCCTACCGTTGCCGCTGACCGTGAGCGTCCTGGGGCCACTTGACGGCGGGCCGGTAATTGGTGGTTACGTAGCCGCATTATTGCTGGCTGCAGCCTACATCGCCATCGGACTATTTGTCTCAGCGCGCACCGATAACGCCATTGTCAGCTTGATCGGTACGACCTTGATCTGTGCGTTTTTCTATCTTGTCGGCGCTAATGCCCTGACTCATTTGCTGGGTCATCGCGCTGGGGAATTTTTGCAATTGCTGGGTACCGGCTCACGCTTTGAATCCATTACCCGTGGTGTGATCGATTTACGGGATTTGTATTATTATTTGAGCCTAGTCGGAGTATTTCTTGTTTTAAATATTTACACCCTCGAAAAACTCCGTTGGGCCACTGATCGCCAGGATACCGAATACCACCGGCATTGGGGGTGGGTGGCATTACTGGGAGCCGCTAATTTCCTCGCAGCTAATTTATGGTTAGGCCAAATTGGCTGGATGCGAACCGATCTTACCCAAGGTCAGGTCTATTCCATTTCTCCGGCTACCAGAACTCATCTGGCGGAACTTCAAGAACCGCTCCTGCTACGCGGCTATTTTACCGCTCAAACTCATCCCCTTCTTAGTCCATTGGTGCCCCAAATTCGAGATTTGCTCAAGGAGTACGAAGTAGCGGGCAATGGCAAAGTACGAGTGGAATTCGTCGATCCACATGAATCTTCGGAAGTTGAACGTGAGGCCAACGAAAAATATGGCATTCGACCAGTATCCTTCCAAAGCTCGGGAAAATACCAGGAATCTGTGATCAGTTCCTATTTTGATATTTTAATTAGCTACGGTGATCAAACTCAAAAACTGGGATTCCGTGATCTAATTGAACTCAAAGCTCATGGTGAACGAGATTTGGATGTGCGTCTACGTAACCCAGAATACGATCTTACTCGGGCCATCAAAAAAGTTTTACATTCCTATCAAGCAGGAGGCGATCTTTTCTCTGGGTTGCGTAAGCCAGTAATATTTCACGGATTTATTTCACCGGATGATCGTTTGCCGAATCCCCTGCCAACCTTGCGCAAGGATTTAGACGGTGTTCTGGAGGAATTGAAGCAAAAATCCAATGGAAAATTCACCGTGGAGATTCGTGATCCAAACGAAGGTAATGGTGAATTGGCGAAAGAAATCGCTAAAAAATACGGTTTCCGTCCTCTGACGCTAAGTTTACTAGATGAAGCGACCTTCTATTTTTATATGCTGCTTGACTCGGATGGTCAGACGGTTCCGGTTCCGCTGCCAGAAGGATTAGACGCAGCGGGATTCAAACATGCTATCGAAGCGGGATTGAAACGGTTAAGCCCCGGACTTCTTAGAACCATTGCTTTGTATGCGCCTCCCGGAAATTCACAAATGGCCCGTTTCGGGATGGCCGAAAGTGGCGGTCAAGATTTTGATAATTTGCGGCAAAAATTGAGTGAAGATGCAGTATTGCGTGACACCAACTTGAAATCCGGCATGGTTCCCAATGAAGCGGATCTTTTGTTGATATTGGCTCCCGAGGCGCTGGACGAAAAACAGGTTTTCGCCATCGATCAATTCATGATGCAGGGTGGAACCGTAATCGTTGCGGCTTCTCCCTACCATATTGAGCAAGGACGACAAGCGCTCTCCGCGCAAGCTAAGGATACCGGGTTGGAGCAGTGGTTCGCTGAAATGGGGATTACTCTAAGTAAATCAATGGTGCTCGATCCGCAAAATACTCCATTTCCCATTCCGGTCCGGCGTGAATTAGGCGGTTTCGTGGTTCAAGAATTACGTTCCGTGCCTTATCCGTATTTCGCAGATTTGCGAGAAAGTCAAATGAACCGCACCAATAGTATGACCGCTAGTCTGGCGCAGGTGACGATGAACTGGGCATCGCCTATTGAGATTGACCGAGAACGAAATAAAAATCGCAAAATTACTGAATTATTACATAGCTCGGAGCGTTCGTGGACATCGACGTCCGATAATATTCAGCCAAACTTTTCGCTTTACGGCGAAGTAGGCTTTCCCGAAGGCAAGTCAAATGGCGCAAGCCTCCTTGGCGTAGTTATTGAAGGTCAGTTTGACAGCTATTTCAAGAACAAACCTTCACCGTTATTGAAAACTGCGGATAAAAGTAAAGCAGCTGATGTCGATCCTGAAACTGGAGTGGAACCAAACGCCGAAGGCAAATCGGAAACGGATAAAAATAAACCAGTGGTGACTGGAAAGATCGACCATTCACCGTCGTCGGCGCGACTGATTCTTTTCGGTTCTGCTAATTTTCTTGGTGACACCGCTATCGAATTGGCATCACAGGCTACCGGTACAAATTACCTAAAACCCGTGCAATTACTGCAAAACGCCGTGGATTGGTCATTGGAAGATCAAAGCCTGCTTGTCTTGCGTGGTCGAGGACAATATTCACGGATGCTTCTCCCCATGGAGCGCACTTCCCAAATTTTTTGGGAGTATCTAAATTACCTACTGGCCTTAGGCGGTTTAATCCTGGTTTATTTTTTACAACGCCGTATCCGGGCGGAACGTTTACATTATTATCAAACCGTACTTAACCTTGGAGGGGCACCATGA
- a CDS encoding ABC-2 type transport system ATP-binding protein produces MINVENLTRSYGDFKAVDDVSFEIQRGEVVGLLGHNGAGKTTIMKVLTGFLEPSSGRITLEGRDLAEQRRMAQRLIGYLPENCPLYPDMTVIDFLEYQAGMHGIPEARRLAAVRHAIARTELESRAANLIGTLSRGYRQRVGVAQAILHEPDILILDEPTNGLDPTQIQHMRSLIRELARNAIVLLSTHILQEVEATCDRVLIIRNGRLALDARLGDLDTAQHLVVGVDAGPEKVQALLKGVDGVRAIRYLPGAIDGRHQYALEAADLIATAPRVAHIILNGGLKLYRLQPERRDLETIFGEINDPLVSLPPNNSSLSEAVHA; encoded by the coding sequence ATGATTAACGTAGAAAATCTGACACGAAGTTACGGTGACTTCAAGGCGGTGGATGATGTTTCGTTTGAGATCCAGCGCGGTGAAGTGGTGGGATTGCTTGGCCACAATGGAGCCGGTAAGACCACCATCATGAAGGTGCTTACCGGCTTCCTCGAACCTTCTTCAGGGCGCATCACCTTGGAGGGTCGAGACTTGGCCGAGCAGCGGCGGATGGCGCAGCGCCTGATCGGCTATCTACCTGAAAATTGTCCGCTCTATCCCGACATGACGGTGATTGATTTTTTGGAATATCAGGCCGGTATGCACGGTATCCCGGAAGCACGCCGACTCGCGGCGGTGCGTCATGCCATTGCGCGTACTGAATTGGAATCCAGAGCAGCCAATCTGATTGGAACTCTTTCGCGTGGTTACCGGCAACGGGTCGGTGTCGCACAGGCCATCTTGCATGAGCCAGACATTCTCATCCTGGATGAACCCACCAATGGTCTGGACCCGACCCAAATCCAGCACATGCGCTCGCTGATTCGGGAGTTGGCGCGCAATGCCATCGTGCTACTCTCAACTCATATTCTTCAAGAAGTCGAGGCCACCTGCGACCGCGTCTTGATCATCCGCAATGGCAGGCTGGCCCTTGATGCACGCCTTGGTGATCTGGATACCGCCCAGCATTTGGTGGTAGGCGTGGATGCCGGACCAGAGAAAGTCCAGGCCCTGCTCAAAGGCGTAGATGGAGTGCGCGCCATCCGTTACCTGCCCGGTGCCATTGATGGCCGCCATCAATATGCGCTGGAAGCCGCAGATTTAATCGCCACTGCCCCGCGTGTGGCGCACATAATTCTGAATGGTGGGTTAAAGCTATATCGTCTACAACCGGAACGACGCGATTTGGAAACTATCTTTGGCGAGATCAACGATCCGCTCGTTTCACTTCCGCCCAACAATTCGTCTCTGTCGGAGGCTGTCCATGCCTGA
- the argB gene encoding Acetylglutamate kinase yields the protein MTSTNFQPVDFARVLIEALPYIQRFRGKTMVIKYGGNAMVDSHLKECFARDITLMKLVGVNPVVVHGGGPQIGTHLAKIGKRSQFFEGMRVTDAETMDVVEMVLGGLVNKEIVSLINRVGGRAVGLTGKDGNFIIARKLVFTRANPELQAPEIIDIGHVGEVAEIDPSVVETLDNGEFIPVIAPIGVDKDGVSYNINADLVAGKLSRVLGAEKLILLTNTTGVLDSEGKLLSGINGERVEALIKDGTIHGGMLPKVRCALDAVQNGVKNAHIIDGRIEHAVLLEIFTDSGVGTLIRG from the coding sequence ATGACCAGCACAAATTTCCAGCCAGTCGATTTTGCCCGTGTTCTTATTGAGGCGCTACCCTACATTCAACGTTTTCGTGGTAAGACGATGGTAATCAAATATGGCGGCAATGCCATGGTTGATTCTCATCTCAAGGAATGTTTCGCCCGTGATATCACATTAATGAAACTGGTGGGAGTCAATCCAGTGGTGGTTCACGGAGGCGGTCCGCAAATTGGCACGCATCTCGCTAAAATTGGTAAACGCAGCCAATTTTTTGAAGGGATGCGCGTTACCGACGCTGAAACCATGGATGTAGTGGAAATGGTTCTAGGTGGTTTAGTCAATAAAGAAATCGTGAGCTTGATTAATCGCGTTGGCGGACGAGCAGTCGGCCTCACCGGCAAGGACGGTAATTTCATTATCGCCCGAAAACTCGTTTTTACCCGTGCCAATCCGGAACTTCAGGCACCAGAAATTATTGATATCGGTCACGTCGGTGAAGTCGCTGAAATTGATCCCTCGGTGGTTGAAACTTTGGACAATGGAGAATTCATTCCCGTCATTGCGCCCATCGGGGTTGATAAGGATGGCGTTTCCTACAATATCAACGCCGATTTGGTGGCGGGTAAACTATCTCGGGTTCTCGGGGCGGAAAAACTTATTTTGCTAACCAATACCACTGGCGTCCTCGACAGCGAAGGCAAACTGCTTTCTGGAATTAATGGCGAACGTGTCGAAGCCTTAATTAAGGATGGAACCATCCACGGTGGAATGCTGCCGAAAGTGCGTTGCGCGTTAGATGCTGTCCAGAATGGCGTAAAAAACGCTCACATCATTGATGGACGCATTGAACACGCAGTATTGCTAGAAATTTTTACCGACTCAGGTGTAGGTACCCTCATTCGAGGATGA
- a CDS encoding Zinc ribbon domain-containing protein codes for MPTYNYACNACDHRFEAVQKINDVPLTDCPECHRSTLKKLISVTGIVFKGTGWSRSSSTDSAQHHDTPPPSCGTGACPSCALN; via the coding sequence ATGCCCACCTATAACTACGCATGTAATGCTTGTGATCACCGCTTCGAGGCAGTACAGAAGATAAATGATGTCCCACTTACCGACTGTCCTGAGTGTCATCGTTCTACCCTGAAAAAACTTATTTCTGTCACGGGTATCGTCTTCAAGGGCACAGGGTGGAGTCGCTCCAGCTCCACCGACAGCGCCCAGCATCATGATACTCCTCCGCCATCTTGTGGTACCGGTGCCTGTCCTTCCTGCGCATTGAACTAA
- a CDS encoding hypothetical protein (Evidence 5 : Unknown function), which translates to MPHSGMLLQGHRWQLGFLYHFWPNSGYDQLVLIQVAIYVLKANVSSWAL; encoded by the coding sequence ATGCCACACAGTGGAATGCTGCTTCAGGGGCATAGGTGGCAACTTGGGTTTCTTTATCACTTTTGGCCTAATTCTGGATATGATCAATTAGTGTTAATCCAAGTTGCTATCTATGTCCTTAAAGCTAACGTTTCATCGTGGGCATTGTAA
- the nuoA gene encoding NADH-quinone oxidoreductase subunit A, whose amino-acid sequence MLQNYLPVLFFLMIGMGTGIGAIAMGFILGPHRPDSEKLSPYECGFEAFDDSRLKFDVRYYLIAILFIIFDIEIAFLFPWGVVLKQLGGSGLAAMALFLGILVIGFVYEWKKGALEWE is encoded by the coding sequence ATGTTACAGAACTACCTTCCTGTTTTATTTTTTCTAATGATCGGCATGGGGACGGGTATTGGCGCTATTGCCATGGGATTTATTCTCGGACCACATCGACCTGATAGCGAAAAACTCTCTCCTTATGAATGCGGATTCGAGGCGTTTGACGATTCACGTCTGAAATTTGATGTGCGTTATTATCTTATCGCTATTTTGTTCATTATTTTCGATATTGAAATTGCTTTTCTTTTTCCCTGGGGTGTAGTACTAAAACAACTGGGAGGGTCAGGGTTAGCGGCGATGGCATTATTTCTTGGGATTTTGGTAATTGGTTTTGTTTACGAATGGAAAAAGGGAGCGTTGGAATGGGAATAG